From a region of the Nonlabens dokdonensis DSW-6 genome:
- a CDS encoding T9SS-dependent choice-of-anchor J family protein: MKKLLPLLLVFFVTTFAFAQCDYTLELTDNFGNDWDSGDNLAANTGVDVTVAGVTTTYLVLDPSPVANMPVVENYTITVNDADALSIDYRATFFPGDGSFRLLDSEGIEVYASPINQPSMMDIFTGTATCPTCFAVTMLTTNNITADGAEIGWTATGTETAWEVEYGPVGFTPGSGTTVNATANPWPISGLMSETDYDVYVRADCGMGDISSNQGPVTFTTTPSCPMPSAFAPLPTTATSIPFTWDANGNTSTNFEIEYGPSPYTLGNGGTTITGVTAPFADVTGLIPNTTYDFYVRIDCGMGDFSSWSAAYTASTLQSCPNITGVTFSNISQTSIDVDWVAGGTETEWEIEYGVAPLTPGTGTTVTTLTIPTTITGLLSGTSYEVCITAVCGPMDRSTPVCDTVLTPADYCNGDQLVDSGGTTGTYSPDEDITYTVCPDNAGDVVYVDFIEFVLEDSGTGCFDGLTVYNGPDTNAPTINPPGGGTEWCWDTTSGTGDLVGELLIGSLPSGCLTFVFQSDGSVQRDGFIANVTCGLPPTCPAPADLMFDSSTNTTVDLSWTNGGTETQWNIEYGAPGFTPGMGTTVSAMTNPFSVTGLTQNTTYDFYITAICGPGDESSVVGPISGTTQCDAVIAPYSEDFEMNFTPTTNNFPVVGDAFVLENCYSAINSNYFWVVAPASQTASGNTGPDPSVATGVYFYAEGSSGTNGAVAELSTPLFDSSALTIPAVGFDYHMTGDDMGSLEVIVRAGGTDTVVATLTGQQQANDTDPFLNLNVALNAFSGQTFQVIFKATRGNDFESDIAIDNITINEAPDCPAPLGLTVDSTTSDSITLSWTNGGSETAWEIEYVTPGAAQGTGTVVPATTNPFTIPGLTENTPFDFYLRAVCAIGDESLWTGPTSGRTNCVAFTVPFTEGFNSTSSTQDCWTVIDENGDGDQWDLNYGFNTSEGDEVAAINTDFNGGNNDDYLISPAITLTGVDRLRYDYRVQSAGEPDDMEVLISTTGNSVADFTTVLLPVATYSNTTYMEEIIDLSAYTGDVYVAWRIPTTTTDGWRMYIDNVRFEVTPACDEPVMLTATAATTTTIDIGFTERGTATSWEIEYGAPGFVLGSGTLVAASSNPFTLTGLTPGLCYDYYVRSACPTSGFSPWSAAGNFCTQCLAFDVPFQEGFNANSTTQQCWTVLDENGDGDQWDLDYAFNAFEGDQSAAINTDFNGGVDDDYLISPQINLTAAGQRLIYQYRVQSSFEPNNMEVLLSTTGLAPADFTNVLLPVAQYANTSYMEQTIDLSAFSGPVYIAWRIPPTALDGWRVYIDDVVVEDIPTCPDPLMVAASAVQANSADISWAAEPLATGVTIEYGPCGFVPGTMDPNAVTVTATSNPFNISGLVSGTCYEAYVSFDCSGDPSVLSAAAVFNTQCDPIPSPYQEGFNSASTTENCWSVIDANGDGDAWDLNYAQNPFEGDQVAVINTDFNGGSDDDYLVSPTITLTGNQQLRYQYRVQSSFEPNNMEVLLSTTGAGAADFTVTLLPAAQYSNTTYMEQVIDLSAYTGNVNVAFRIPPSSIDGWRMYIDDVNFEDRPSCPKPDMLAVDMVQPTSANFSWNETGSATVWQVEVQPTGVAQGTAGAIFENLTATNPQVLSGLSSETTYDVYVRSDCGMGDFSDWEGPLTFSTPCDVFSLPYGTATTPGNDFSTFPGNCWSEGNDTDIVTGPNGNNGAWTSDDWANTTPHVNTMSAKINLYDDASVHNDWLVSPSFDLGATSHGYRATFNVALTEFAGPNASNFGSDDEIQMLITSDGGSTWNNLITWNAASAVSHTGQQEVVDLAAYSGVVQMAFWSSRGTVADTEDVDFFIDNFTIDSTASNDDAFAKAELVIYPNPVAQTLFVRADVVINKLTVFNLLGQSVMENVITDAPQINVQDLPSGVYILNIQSGENKKSVRFIKE, encoded by the coding sequence ATGAAAAAACTATTACCACTTCTTTTAGTGTTTTTTGTTACAACTTTTGCCTTTGCGCAATGTGACTATACACTAGAGTTAACGGATAACTTCGGAAACGATTGGGATTCTGGAGATAACTTAGCAGCTAATACTGGTGTTGATGTGACTGTAGCAGGTGTGACTACTACCTATTTAGTTCTAGATCCTTCTCCAGTTGCAAACATGCCTGTAGTTGAAAATTATACGATAACAGTAAATGATGCAGATGCATTGAGTATCGATTATCGGGCAACTTTTTTTCCTGGTGACGGTAGTTTTAGACTATTAGATTCAGAAGGTATAGAAGTTTATGCTTCTCCGATAAATCAACCATCAATGATGGATATATTTACGGGAACAGCAACTTGTCCAACGTGTTTTGCAGTTACTATGCTTACAACTAATAATATTACGGCAGATGGTGCTGAAATAGGTTGGACAGCTACTGGTACTGAGACAGCTTGGGAAGTTGAGTATGGGCCTGTAGGCTTTACACCAGGTTCTGGTACTACTGTAAATGCAACTGCAAATCCATGGCCTATTAGTGGACTAATGTCAGAAACTGATTATGACGTTTATGTTAGAGCAGATTGTGGAATGGGTGATATAAGCAGTAATCAAGGGCCAGTAACATTTACCACAACGCCTTCTTGCCCTATGCCAAGTGCGTTTGCACCATTACCAACTACCGCAACTTCAATACCTTTTACTTGGGATGCAAATGGAAATACTTCAACAAATTTCGAAATAGAATATGGGCCATCTCCTTACACATTAGGAAACGGTGGCACAACTATAACTGGAGTTACCGCACCTTTTGCTGATGTTACAGGTCTTATTCCAAATACTACCTATGACTTTTATGTGAGAATCGATTGTGGTATGGGAGATTTTAGTTCATGGTCAGCAGCTTACACTGCCTCAACTTTACAATCTTGCCCTAATATTACAGGAGTTACTTTTTCAAATATTAGTCAGACTAGTATTGATGTTGATTGGGTAGCTGGTGGAACTGAAACCGAATGGGAAATAGAATATGGTGTTGCTCCGTTGACGCCTGGTACTGGCACAACTGTCACTACACTAACGATTCCAACAACAATTACCGGCTTACTTTCGGGAACGAGTTATGAAGTATGTATTACCGCTGTTTGTGGACCTATGGATAGATCTACACCAGTGTGTGATACGGTATTAACTCCTGCAGATTACTGTAACGGTGATCAATTAGTTGATAGTGGAGGAACAACAGGAACTTATTCTCCAGATGAAGATATCACTTATACAGTATGTCCAGATAATGCTGGAGATGTTGTTTATGTAGATTTTATTGAATTTGTGTTAGAAGACTCTGGTACTGGTTGTTTTGACGGCCTTACGGTTTATAACGGTCCAGATACGAACGCCCCTACTATTAATCCACCTGGTGGAGGAACAGAATGGTGTTGGGACACTACGTCTGGTACGGGAGATTTAGTTGGTGAACTACTTATAGGAAGTTTACCATCAGGTTGTTTAACTTTTGTTTTTCAATCAGATGGAAGTGTGCAAAGAGATGGATTTATCGCAAACGTAACTTGTGGATTGCCTCCTACTTGTCCAGCGCCAGCTGATTTAATGTTTGATAGTTCTACCAATACAACGGTAGATTTATCATGGACCAATGGCGGAACTGAAACGCAATGGAACATCGAATACGGTGCTCCAGGCTTTACACCTGGAATGGGTACTACCGTTAGTGCAATGACAAATCCGTTTAGTGTAACAGGTTTAACTCAAAACACTACTTATGATTTTTATATCACAGCAATATGTGGTCCTGGTGATGAAAGCTCAGTTGTAGGTCCGATTAGTGGGACTACTCAGTGTGATGCTGTAATTGCGCCTTATTCTGAAGATTTTGAAATGAACTTCACACCTACAACTAATAATTTTCCTGTAGTTGGAGATGCCTTTGTTCTAGAAAATTGTTATTCTGCTATAAATAGTAATTACTTTTGGGTAGTAGCCCCAGCATCTCAGACTGCCTCTGGAAATACTGGTCCAGACCCTTCTGTTGCAACTGGAGTATATTTCTACGCTGAAGGAAGTAGTGGAACTAATGGGGCAGTGGCAGAGCTGTCAACGCCTCTATTTGATTCAAGTGCTTTAACCATTCCTGCAGTAGGATTTGACTACCATATGACAGGTGACGATATGGGTTCGTTAGAAGTGATAGTAAGAGCAGGAGGAACAGATACTGTTGTAGCAACACTGACTGGACAGCAACAAGCTAATGATACAGATCCGTTTTTGAATTTAAATGTCGCGTTGAATGCCTTTTCAGGTCAAACCTTTCAGGTTATTTTTAAAGCAACAAGAGGCAATGACTTTGAGTCTGATATTGCTATAGATAATATTACAATTAATGAAGCACCAGATTGTCCAGCACCTTTAGGATTAACTGTTGATTCTACTACTTCAGATAGTATTACTCTTTCATGGACCAATGGAGGATCAGAAACTGCTTGGGAAATAGAATATGTAACTCCAGGTGCTGCTCAAGGAACTGGTACCGTAGTTCCAGCAACAACAAATCCTTTTACAATCCCTGGTCTAACAGAAAACACACCATTTGATTTCTATCTAAGAGCAGTTTGTGCTATAGGTGATGAAAGTTTATGGACAGGTCCTACTTCTGGAAGAACGAATTGTGTTGCTTTTACGGTGCCTTTTACAGAAGGTTTTAATTCAACAAGCTCAACTCAAGATTGCTGGACCGTTATTGATGAAAATGGTGATGGTGATCAATGGGATTTGAATTATGGTTTCAATACAAGTGAAGGAGATGAAGTGGCCGCCATAAACACAGATTTTAATGGAGGAAATAACGATGATTATCTTATTTCTCCAGCTATAACTCTTACAGGTGTAGATCGATTGAGATATGATTATAGAGTGCAAAGTGCTGGAGAGCCAGATGATATGGAAGTGTTGATTTCTACAACAGGTAATTCAGTTGCTGATTTTACAACTGTTCTCTTACCAGTGGCAACTTACTCTAACACAACTTACATGGAAGAGATCATCGACTTATCAGCATACACGGGAGATGTTTACGTAGCATGGAGAATACCTACAACAACAACAGATGGATGGAGAATGTACATTGATAATGTTCGATTTGAGGTGACACCAGCTTGTGATGAACCTGTTATGTTAACAGCAACTGCTGCTACAACTACAACTATTGATATTGGGTTTACAGAACGTGGAACGGCGACTAGTTGGGAAATAGAGTACGGCGCTCCTGGATTTGTTTTAGGGTCGGGAACTTTAGTTGCCGCGAGTTCTAATCCATTTACATTAACAGGATTGACTCCAGGATTATGTTACGATTATTATGTAAGATCTGCTTGTCCTACTTCAGGATTTAGTCCATGGTCAGCAGCTGGTAATTTTTGTACTCAATGTCTTGCATTTGACGTACCATTTCAAGAAGGCTTTAATGCAAATAGTACTACACAACAATGTTGGACAGTATTGGATGAAAATGGAGACGGCGATCAGTGGGATCTAGATTATGCATTTAATGCATTTGAAGGTGATCAGTCAGCTGCAATTAATACCGATTTTAATGGTGGTGTGGATGATGATTATTTAATCTCTCCTCAAATAAATCTTACTGCAGCAGGTCAAAGATTGATTTATCAATATCGTGTTCAAAGTTCTTTTGAACCTAATAACATGGAAGTATTGTTGTCAACTACAGGTTTAGCTCCAGCAGATTTTACTAACGTTCTATTACCAGTTGCTCAGTATGCCAATACTTCATATATGGAACAAACGATTGATTTATCTGCATTTTCAGGTCCAGTTTATATTGCTTGGAGAATTCCTCCTACTGCACTTGATGGATGGAGAGTATATATCGATGATGTAGTTGTAGAAGATATCCCAACGTGTCCAGATCCTTTAATGGTAGCTGCGAGCGCAGTGCAAGCAAACTCAGCAGACATTAGTTGGGCAGCTGAGCCACTTGCTACTGGAGTAACGATTGAGTATGGTCCTTGTGGTTTTGTGCCTGGAACTATGGATCCTAATGCGGTTACAGTTACCGCCACTTCTAATCCTTTTAATATTTCAGGATTAGTTTCTGGAACTTGTTATGAAGCATACGTATCCTTTGATTGTTCTGGAGATCCAAGCGTTCTTTCGGCTGCTGCTGTTTTTAATACGCAATGTGATCCTATTCCTTCTCCTTACCAAGAAGGTTTTAACTCTGCAAGTACTACAGAGAACTGTTGGTCTGTTATTGATGCTAATGGTGATGGTGATGCGTGGGATCTAAATTATGCTCAAAATCCTTTTGAAGGTGATCAAGTAGCTGTTATTAATACTGACTTCAATGGAGGTAGTGATGACGATTACTTAGTATCTCCAACGATTACATTAACTGGTAATCAACAATTAAGATATCAGTATAGAGTTCAAAGTTCATTTGAGCCTAATAATATGGAAGTCTTACTGTCAACTACTGGTGCTGGAGCAGCAGATTTTACGGTAACATTATTACCTGCTGCTCAATACAGCAATACCACTTATATGGAGCAGGTGATTGATCTTTCCGCTTATACCGGTAATGTAAATGTGGCCTTTAGAATACCTCCATCTTCTATTGATGGATGGAGAATGTATATAGACGATGTGAATTTTGAAGATAGACCATCATGTCCTAAACCGGATATGCTTGCAGTTGATATGGTTCAACCTACGTCGGCTAATTTTTCATGGAATGAGACAGGAAGTGCTACTGTTTGGCAAGTTGAGGTACAACCTACTGGGGTTGCACAAGGTACGGCAGGTGCTATTTTTGAGAATTTGACAGCAACAAATCCGCAAGTTCTTTCAGGATTATCTTCAGAAACAACTTATGATGTTTACGTAAGATCTGATTGTGGAATGGGTGATTTCTCAGATTGGGAAGGGCCTCTTACTTTCTCGACTCCTTGTGATGTATTCAGTTTACCTTATGGTACCGCTACAACACCTGGTAATGATTTTTCTACTTTCCCAGGAAACTGTTGGAGTGAAGGTAATGATACCGATATTGTTACTGGTCCTAATGGTAATAATGGTGCTTGGACTTCTGATGATTGGGCAAATACGACTCCTCATGTAAATACCATGTCTGCTAAGATTAATCTATATGATGATGCTTCCGTTCACAACGATTGGTTAGTTTCACCTTCTTTTGATTTAGGAGCAACTAGTCACGGTTATAGAGCAACTTTTAATGTTGCATTGACTGAATTCGCAGGTCCTAATGCTTCTAATTTTGGAAGTGATGATGAAATTCAAATGTTAATAACAAGCGATGGCGGTTCAACTTGGAATAATTTGATTACTTGGAATGCTGCTAGCGCTGTAAGTCATACCGGACAACAAGAGGTTGTAGATTTAGCTGCTTATTCAGGCGTTGTCCAAATGGCTTTTTGGTCTTCAAGAGGGACAGTTGCAGATACTGAAGATGTCGACTTTTTTATCGACAATTTTACCATTGACAGTACGGCTAGTAATGATGACGCTTTCGCGAAAGCGGAATTAGTAATCTATCCTAACCCAGTGGCTCAAACTCTATTTGTAAGAGCTGACGTGGTCATTAATAAATTGACTGTATTTAATTTGTTAGGACAATCCGTAATGGAAAATGTTATTACTGATGCTCCACAAATTAATGTACAGGATTTACCATCTGGAGTGTATATATTGAACATTCAAAGTGGAGAAAACAAAAAATCGGTGAGGTTTATTAAGGAATAA
- a CDS encoding enoyl-ACP reductase FabI has product MAYNLLKGKRGIIFGALDENSIAWKTAQLAHDEGATFVLTNAPVAMRMGQINELAKKTGSEIIPADATSIEDLENLVAKSVEILGGKLDFVLHSIGMSVNVRKGNHYTDQNYKYTEKGWDVSAVSFHKVMQTLHKNDAMNEWGSIVALTYMAAQRTFPDYNDMADNKAYLESIARSFGYFFGKDKKVRVNTISQSPTPTTAGSGVKGFDGFLSYAEKMSPLGNATAQDCAEYTVTLFSDYTKKVTMQNLFHDGGFSNTGVSQEVIEKF; this is encoded by the coding sequence ATGGCTTACAATCTTTTAAAAGGAAAACGCGGAATTATTTTTGGAGCGTTAGATGAAAACTCTATTGCTTGGAAAACAGCACAACTAGCTCATGATGAAGGAGCAACCTTTGTTCTTACTAACGCGCCAGTCGCTATGCGCATGGGGCAAATAAATGAACTAGCTAAGAAAACAGGTAGTGAAATCATCCCTGCAGATGCAACTAGTATTGAAGATCTTGAAAACTTAGTAGCTAAATCTGTAGAGATCTTAGGCGGTAAACTAGATTTTGTTCTTCATTCTATAGGAATGAGCGTTAACGTACGTAAAGGGAATCATTATACAGACCAAAACTACAAATACACAGAGAAGGGTTGGGATGTAAGTGCAGTATCTTTTCATAAGGTAATGCAAACTTTACATAAAAATGATGCAATGAATGAATGGGGTAGTATCGTTGCGTTAACTTATATGGCGGCTCAACGTACCTTCCCAGATTACAATGACATGGCAGATAACAAGGCATATCTAGAATCTATTGCTCGTAGCTTTGGATATTTCTTTGGAAAAGATAAAAAAGTAAGAGTCAATACGATCTCTCAATCTCCTACGCCTACAACAGCAGGTAGTGGTGTTAAAGGATTTGATGGCTTCTTGAGCTATGCAGAGAAGATGAGTCCTTTAGGAAACGCAACGGCTCAAGATTGTGCAGAATATACGGTAACACTTTTTTCTGACTACACTAAAAAAGTAACCATGCAAAATCTGTTTCACGACGGAGGTTTTTCTAATACAGGTGTGAGTCAAGAAGTAATCGAGAAGTTCTAA
- the recN gene encoding DNA repair protein RecN gives MLKHIQIENFALIDSLELELESGLTMITGETGAGKSILLGALGLILGNRADLSAIRDTSRKCIVDAQFDISKLDLKPLFEESDLDYDHLSFLRREILPSGKSRAFINDTPVNLQVMNRIGARLIDIHSQHQTLQLAKDVFQTDVLNSFVLEATKGKENSFAYFLHKYQEELLVFKTAQKELKVLELKGIEFSKELDYNNFLLQELDEANLDQVNQNDLEEENEQLSNVEGITEVFTEFDSVVSSDDQGILDQLRSLQSKFQSISNYSKTYESLKDRISSILLELEDIHQEVVHEMDAIESDPERLNQINDLLSLLENLYRKHQVDEVEKLILIRDELADKVFESQGLDKKIKKQETIIAEAKKNLQKLGKELTTLRIAHKSNLEQEVVTIVNQLGMPDAQFKVEITSLDTFGPVGVDDIKFVFTANKGSQLLALDKAASGGELSRLMLAIKSILSRCKKLPTIIFDEIDTGVSGAIATQMAQIMKLMSREMQVMAITHLPQIAASGKDHLIVKKTSDNSKTYTSIERLDPAARLEEIAQMLSGGEISNAARENARALLN, from the coding sequence TTGCTTAAACATATTCAAATAGAGAACTTTGCCCTCATAGATTCTTTAGAATTAGAGCTAGAGTCTGGTTTAACTATGATCACAGGTGAAACTGGTGCTGGTAAATCCATTCTTTTAGGAGCATTAGGCTTAATCTTAGGAAATAGAGCAGACTTAAGCGCTATAAGAGATACATCTCGTAAATGTATTGTAGATGCACAATTTGATATCTCAAAACTAGATTTGAAACCCTTGTTTGAAGAGTCAGATTTAGATTACGATCATCTAAGTTTTTTAAGAAGAGAAATACTTCCTTCTGGTAAGAGTAGGGCTTTTATTAATGATACTCCGGTTAATTTACAGGTCATGAACCGCATCGGTGCAAGATTAATAGATATACATTCCCAACACCAGACCTTACAGCTAGCAAAAGATGTTTTTCAAACAGATGTATTGAATTCATTTGTTCTTGAAGCAACTAAAGGTAAAGAAAATTCGTTTGCATATTTTCTTCACAAATATCAGGAAGAGTTGCTTGTTTTTAAAACGGCTCAAAAAGAATTGAAAGTGCTTGAACTAAAAGGAATTGAATTTTCTAAAGAACTGGATTATAATAACTTTCTACTTCAAGAATTAGATGAAGCGAACCTAGACCAAGTTAATCAAAATGACCTTGAAGAGGAAAATGAGCAGTTGAGCAATGTGGAAGGTATAACAGAAGTTTTTACTGAATTTGATAGTGTGGTTTCTAGCGATGATCAAGGTATTCTAGATCAACTTAGGAGTCTTCAAAGTAAATTTCAATCAATAAGTAATTATTCAAAAACTTACGAGAGTCTTAAAGATCGAATTTCGTCAATTTTACTTGAGCTAGAAGATATTCATCAAGAAGTTGTTCATGAGATGGACGCAATAGAATCCGATCCAGAAAGACTGAATCAAATCAACGACTTGTTGAGCTTGTTAGAGAACTTGTATAGAAAACATCAAGTTGATGAGGTGGAGAAGTTAATCTTAATAAGAGATGAACTAGCTGATAAAGTATTTGAGTCGCAAGGTCTAGATAAGAAAATCAAGAAACAAGAAACCATCATTGCAGAGGCAAAGAAAAATTTACAGAAACTAGGTAAAGAGCTTACAACTTTGAGAATTGCTCACAAAAGCAATTTAGAACAAGAGGTAGTCACTATAGTAAATCAATTGGGAATGCCTGATGCTCAATTTAAAGTAGAAATAACCTCGCTGGATACATTTGGTCCTGTTGGAGTAGATGATATTAAGTTTGTATTTACTGCAAATAAAGGATCTCAACTATTAGCCTTAGATAAAGCAGCTTCTGGAGGAGAGTTGTCGAGATTAATGCTAGCTATCAAATCCATACTTTCTAGATGTAAAAAACTGCCTACCATTATATTTGATGAAATCGATACAGGAGTAAGTGGTGCTATTGCTACTCAAATGGCTCAAATTATGAAGTTAATGAGTCGAGAAATGCAAGTAATGGCCATTACTCACTTACCTCAAATAGCAGCATCAGGAAAGGATCATCTTATCGTTAAAAAAACATCAGACAATAGTAAAACATACACGAGTATTGAGCGACTCGATCCAGCAGCACGTCTAGAAGAAATTGCACAAATGTTGAGTGGTGGAGAAATTTCAAATGCTGCAAGAGAAAATGCCCGTGCGCTACTCAATTAG
- the porD gene encoding type IX secretion system protein PorD, which translates to MKLSKEFYSILLALFAVFAVQAQEFNFTVQVNAQNVAQPDQSIFKTLETSMQEFLNNTKWTDQKYSDEEKINASLVFVVTSFDNDRFKGNFQLSASRPVFNSSYTSPIFNYKDNDIAFEYVEYAPFFYNENQFESNLISLLSYYVYTILGIDADTFELRGGQTFHEEAQNIVNLAQGTQGVAGWKPSDGLISRFRLNDDMLSETYKEYREVMYSYHLKGLDTFAKDPKAGKIVLKNYIKQLEELNNRRPNSLLQRTFFDAKADEIMSIYSSGPSIDIRDLKTTLQKLAPNQSSKWRNIKV; encoded by the coding sequence ATGAAATTATCCAAAGAGTTTTATAGCATACTCCTTGCTTTGTTTGCAGTTTTTGCTGTTCAAGCGCAGGAGTTTAACTTTACCGTTCAGGTGAATGCTCAAAACGTGGCGCAACCTGATCAAAGTATTTTTAAAACACTAGAAACCTCTATGCAGGAGTTTCTAAATAATACCAAATGGACCGATCAAAAATATAGTGATGAAGAGAAGATCAATGCATCCTTAGTATTTGTAGTGACTAGCTTTGACAATGATCGATTTAAAGGAAATTTTCAATTATCGGCGTCTCGTCCTGTTTTTAATTCATCTTACACATCACCTATCTTCAATTACAAGGATAATGACATCGCATTTGAATATGTAGAATACGCACCGTTTTTTTATAATGAGAATCAATTTGAAAGTAATCTCATCTCTCTCCTTTCTTATTATGTTTACACGATATTAGGAATCGATGCAGATACTTTTGAACTGCGTGGAGGGCAAACGTTTCATGAAGAAGCGCAAAACATTGTGAATCTTGCACAAGGAACTCAAGGAGTAGCTGGATGGAAGCCTAGCGATGGGTTGATTTCTAGATTTAGATTAAATGACGATATGCTTTCTGAAACTTATAAAGAGTATCGAGAAGTGATGTATTCTTATCATTTGAAAGGCTTAGACACATTTGCCAAAGATCCTAAAGCGGGCAAAATTGTACTTAAGAATTATATCAAGCAACTGGAAGAATTGAACAATCGTAGACCTAACAGTTTGCTGCAACGTACATTTTTTGATGCAAAAGCTGACGAGATCATGAGTATTTATTCTTCTGGCCCTTCAATAGATATAAGAGACTTAAAAACGACCTTACAAAAACTTGCGCCTAATCAATCGTCAAAATGGCGTAACATTAAGGTATAA
- the coaBC gene encoding bifunctional phosphopantothenoylcysteine decarboxylase/phosphopantothenate--cysteine ligase CoaBC, translated as MSVLSGKKVLLGVTGGIAAYKSTYIVRLLIKAGAAVKVIMTPSARDFVTPLTLSTLSKNPVLTHFTNEEDENDTWNNHVELGLWADLMIIAPATANTMSKMVNGNIDNLLLATYCSAKCPVYFAPAMDLDMYKHPSTISNFEKLASYGNLMVPAGEGELASGLSGKGRMAEPEEIISFIEKDLQSKHLLHDKTCLITAGPTYEAIDPVRFIGNHSSGKMGAALALEIAQQGARVILIMGPSAVKVEHHLIKRIDVQSAQQMYDAVHEKIAQVDLAIFSAAVADYRPVNPAGQKIKKKSDTLQIELVKNPDILASVGDLKNKPFLVGFALETENELEHAFAKAEKKNTDLLVLNSMRDKGAGFGVDTNKISIIDREKNVFDFETKPKSEVAKDIVHEIIQRVL; from the coding sequence ATATCAGTTTTAAGTGGTAAAAAAGTATTGCTAGGTGTAACTGGCGGTATAGCTGCTTACAAATCTACTTATATAGTGCGCCTGCTTATTAAAGCGGGCGCTGCTGTTAAAGTAATAATGACACCATCTGCTCGAGATTTTGTCACACCGCTTACTTTATCAACGCTTTCTAAGAATCCGGTGCTTACTCACTTCACAAATGAAGAAGATGAAAACGATACCTGGAACAATCATGTAGAACTAGGCCTGTGGGCAGATCTTATGATCATCGCTCCAGCTACTGCAAACACCATGAGTAAAATGGTGAACGGTAATATAGATAACCTTTTGTTAGCTACTTATTGTAGTGCAAAGTGTCCTGTTTATTTTGCTCCAGCTATGGATCTCGATATGTACAAGCATCCTTCAACCATTTCTAATTTTGAGAAACTAGCCTCTTATGGTAACTTGATGGTGCCTGCTGGAGAAGGTGAACTTGCTAGCGGTTTATCAGGTAAAGGCCGTATGGCAGAGCCAGAAGAAATTATAAGTTTTATAGAAAAGGATTTACAAAGCAAGCATTTATTGCATGATAAAACTTGTTTGATCACAGCTGGCCCTACTTATGAGGCCATTGACCCAGTAAGATTTATAGGGAATCACAGCAGCGGTAAAATGGGTGCTGCTCTAGCATTAGAAATTGCTCAACAAGGTGCTAGAGTAATCTTGATCATGGGACCAAGTGCTGTGAAGGTAGAGCATCATCTTATTAAAAGAATAGATGTGCAAAGTGCACAGCAAATGTATGATGCGGTACATGAAAAAATAGCTCAAGTAGATCTTGCTATCTTTAGCGCAGCGGTTGCAGATTATAGGCCAGTAAATCCTGCAGGTCAGAAAATAAAAAAGAAGTCTGACACGTTACAGATAGAGTTGGTGAAAAACCCAGATATTTTGGCTAGTGTAGGAGATCTTAAGAATAAACCTTTTCTTGTAGGTTTTGCCCTAGAAACAGAGAATGAATTAGAGCACGCTTTCGCGAAAGCGGAAAAGAAAAATACAGATTTGTTAGTTTTAAACTCTATGCGAGATAAAGGCGCAGGTTTTGGAGTAGATACTAATAAAATAAGTATTATTGATAGAGAAAAAAATGTTTTTGATTTTGAGACAAAACCAAAGTCAGAAGTAGCAAAAGATATAGTTCATGAAATTATCCAAAGAGTTTTATAG
- a CDS encoding DNA-directed RNA polymerase subunit omega, giving the protein MDTKNLTAPNTTITYNRDALTAPTGNMYEAISIIAKRAEQINTDVKEELIEKLEEFATYNDSLEEIFENKEQIEVSKFYERLPKPAAIAIEEWLQGKIYHRDTGSTEE; this is encoded by the coding sequence ATGGATACTAAAAATCTAACAGCTCCTAATACTACGATTACTTATAACAGAGACGCACTTACGGCTCCTACAGGTAACATGTATGAAGCAATTTCTATAATTGCAAAACGTGCAGAGCAAATTAATACAGACGTTAAAGAAGAACTTATTGAAAAGTTAGAAGAGTTTGCTACCTATAACGATTCTCTTGAAGAAATCTTTGAAAACAAAGAACAGATAGAAGTTTCTAAGTTTTATGAGCGTTTACCTAAACCAGCTGCTATTGCGATAGAAGAATGGTTACAAGGAAAGATTTATCATAGAGATACAGGAAGTACTGAAGAGTAA